One Streptomyces formicae genomic window, GGGTCTGCGACGACCCGCGCTCCCCCCGTCTCCTCGCGGTACGCGCTGACGCCCCTGGCCCCCGCGCCGCGACCGGTGCCGCCGCCCCGCCTTCGGGGAGGCCGCCGCGGCTCTCGTACCCGCCGGGCCCGGTTCACGACGCGTGCGTACGCCTCGCCCCTCTGCTCGCGCCGCGCGGCCACCGCGCGGGGGCGGGACGGGCGTGCGGCATCACCTACTGACCACTGCCCCGCTCTCCTTCCCGGAGGTGACCCCATGACGTACCTCGTCTTCGCCCACAAGCCCACCGTCCGCCTCGCCCGTCAACTGGCCTTCGTATGGCGGCGGTTGGCCGACGCGCCGCTCGGCAGCACGGTCTGCGCCACGCGCGTGTCCCCTCCCGTCCGGTGCGCCGCCCGCCCGGTGCGCCGCGACAGGCCGAGGGCCAGGAACCGCCGCTGACCTGGTGGCCCGTTGGGCCGCGGCGGCGAGGGCCCGCCGGTCGGTGCCGCCGAGCAGGGCGTGCGCCGTGATCCGCACCGTCAGATCGCGGGCCCCCGCCACCCGGCGCAGCGACGCGGTGAAGTCCTCGTCGCCGAGGAAGGCCGCCGCCGTACTGGGCAGGCCGCCCTGCCGGTACTCGACAGTCACCGGACGCACCGGCGCGCCCGCGTCGGCCGCCGCCTGGAACGCCGCGCGCCGGAACCGGCCGCCCGCCGCCGTGCACCACGTCGTCGCCTGCGGGAAGACGAGGACGGAGGTGCCGTCGCGCAGCAGTTCCGCCAACGCGGCCACGGTGTACGGGAGTTCGCGCGGCCTTGCGTCACGGTCGATGAACCGCGTGCCGACGCGCCGGGCCAGGGTGCCGATGAGCGGCCACCGGCCCACCTCGCGCTTGGCGAGCACGGTCGCCGGTTCCACGGCGAGCAGCGCGACGACATCGAGCCAGGAGATGTGGTTCGCCACGATCAGCGTGCCGGGCCCCCTGCCCGCGCCGCGCGGAGCGCTCAGCGGATCCCGGCCCGCGGCAAGGCGCACCCCGAGCGCGTCGAGTACGGCACGCGCCTCGGAGCGCAGCACGCGCGGCTCGGCGAGCCCGTCGCCGCGCGCCGCAGCCCGGGTCAGGGCGTACGTCAACGCGGCGTACCTGCGCAGCAGTTCGGGCCTCGGCACGCGATGCTCCGGCGGCGCGGCACAGCTCGACGGACAGCCCGGCTCGACCGTCCACGGGTTCACCGGGCCGTCTCCCCGAGGAAGAAGCGGCGGTGGCGGTCGCTGAGCCGTTCCATGTCGAGCAGGACGAAGAAGTCCGCGACGTCGAAGTCCGGGTCGTGGGCGGGGGCGCCGCACATCCACGCGCCGAGTCGGAGGTAACCGCGCAGGAGCGGCGGCAGATCGGCGTAGGAGGGGCGGTCAGGGGCTGCGGCGGCCGGGGTCCAGGGCCGGTGCGGGTGGACCCTGAGCTCCGGCGGCGACGCATGCTTGGAGGTGCCGATGAGCCAGGCCGCGGAGGCCGAGCGGCCGCCGTCCGCGAGCGGCACGGAGGCGCAGCCCGCCAGGTGGCGGTAGCCGGAGAGCAGCACGTAGCGGGCGAGCGCCGACCACATGAGGTTGATGACGGCGCCCGAGCGGTGGTCGGGGTGGACGCAGGACCGGCCCGCCTCGACGGTGGAGGACCGCAGGGCGCTCAGTGCCCGCATGTCGAACTCGCCCTCGGAGTAGGAGCGTTCGGAGCGGCCCGGGGGAAAGAGCCGGTAGGTGCCGACGACCTCGCCGGTCGAGGTGTCGGTGACGATCAGGTGGTCGGCGAGGTCGTCCCAGGCGTCGATCTCGTGACCGGGCAGGGGCGTGTCGAAGGTCGCGCCCATCTCCTCGCCGAAGACCCGGTGGCGCAGCCGTTGGGCCGCCCGGATCTGTTCGGTGGTGTCCGCGATGGAGGTGACGTACGAGCTGGTGGCCGTCGAAACGAGCGATGTCGAGGACATGACAGTTCCGTTCTCGGTTCGTGGGGAGTCTCCGGGTGCGGACGCGAGGTCCGGCGCCGCGGCGGCGCAGCACTCCCAGCACGGTGGCCGCACCGGCTGAACTGCGCGCTTCGGGCGCACGTCGCCCGTACGTCCGGGGCACGTCGGGTCCCCTACGGACCTCCCCCGCGGATCCCCTTCGGCTCCCCTGTGGCGTCGGGCGTCCTGCCCCGTCTCAGGCGAACGTCACCCGCGCGCTCGCGTGCCGCTCCTCGCGGCGGCTCGCGACCCACAACTCCGCGCCACCCGCCCCCTCCTCACCCGTCCCTTCCTCACCCGCCGCCACCAACTGCTCCCCCGCGAACAGCGGCGCGCGCAGGCGGTACGACAGCGCCCGCACCGTCCGCCCCTGAGCGTTCTCACGGACCAGTTCGAGCATGAGCAGGACGAGCAGCGGGCCGTGCACCACGAGCCCGGGGTAGCCCTCGACGTCCTTGCAGTACGGAGTGTCGTAGTGGATGCGGTGCGCGTTGGCGGTCAGGGCGCTGAACCGGAAGAGCAGCGAAGGGGTGGGCCGCAGGAGCAGTTTCCAGGGTGCCCGCACGGGCGGGGCGTCCGCCGTGTCGAGCGCGGAGCGGGTGCGGCGGCGCGCGTCGTCGCCGCTACGGTAGACGACGTCCTGCTCCTCGACGACGCGGACCGTGCCCTCCTGGCTGATCTCGTGCCGGACGGTCACGAACAGCATCTCGCCGGTGCGGCCGTGCTTGACCTCGGCGCCGACGACGCGGCTCGCGCGGTGGGCCGCGGCACCGAGAAGGAGCGGCGCGGTGAACTCGGCCCTGCCGCCCGCGATCATCCGCCGCCGGTCGGGGACGGGCGGCAGGAAGGGCCCTTCGGCCGGGTGCCCGTCCGCGCCGAGCCGCCGCTGCTCGGGCCAGTCGAGGAAGTACGGCCAGTGCCACAGGGGCGGCAGCGGTTCACCGGGACCGGGGGCCGTGTCCTGCCGGTCGAGGAGCGCGCCGAGGGCGGCGGCGGGCGCGGCGGACAGCGGGTCCGTGGCGGTGACCGGTGCCGGGTGCCACTCGGTCACGTACGACGCGAGCCCCGTGGGGCGCCCGGACGGTGTGTGCTCCATCGTCACCTCTTGTGCCGTACGAAACCGGCTCAAGCCTCTGTCCCCGCGCGGAGCCCGTCAAGCCCGGACGCCGAAGGGCCGGTGAGCAGGGGGGGCATTGACGCTCCTCGATTTGACCGGACAAACTCGGCCCGGGGCGCCCTGCTCCACCCCCGACGACTGCTCACGCACCCACCCGAGGGAGACACCCCGTGCCCCACCCGCTCCCCCTCGCAGGCATCACCGTCGTCAGCCTGGAGCAGGCCGTCGCCGCCCCCTTCGCCACCCGGCAGCTCGCCGACCTCGGCGCCCGCGTCATCAAGGTGGAGCGTCCCGGGGGCGACTTCGCGCGGCGGTACGACACCACGGTGCACGGCCAGGCCAGTTACTTCGTCTGGCTGAACCGCTCCAAGGAGTCGCTCACCCTCGACCTCAAGTC contains:
- a CDS encoding lysophospholipid acyltransferase family protein gives rise to the protein MNPWTVEPGCPSSCAAPPEHRVPRPELLRRYAALTYALTRAAARGDGLAEPRVLRSEARAVLDALGVRLAAGRDPLSAPRGAGRGPGTLIVANHISWLDVVALLAVEPATVLAKREVGRWPLIGTLARRVGTRFIDRDARPRELPYTVAALAELLRDGTSVLVFPQATTWCTAAGGRFRRAAFQAAADAGAPVRPVTVEYRQGGLPSTAAAFLGDEDFTASLRRVAGARDLTVRITAHALLGGTDRRALAAAAQRATRSAAVPGPRPVAAHRAGGAPDGRGHARGADRAAERRVGQPPPYEGQLTGEADGGLVGEDEVRHGVTSGKESGAVVSR
- a CDS encoding GNAT family N-acetyltransferase; translation: MSSTSLVSTATSSYVTSIADTTEQIRAAQRLRHRVFGEEMGATFDTPLPGHEIDAWDDLADHLIVTDTSTGEVVGTYRLFPPGRSERSYSEGEFDMRALSALRSSTVEAGRSCVHPDHRSGAVINLMWSALARYVLLSGYRHLAGCASVPLADGGRSASAAWLIGTSKHASPPELRVHPHRPWTPAAAAPDRPSYADLPPLLRGYLRLGAWMCGAPAHDPDFDVADFFVLLDMERLSDRHRRFFLGETAR